A genomic window from Prunus persica cultivar Lovell chromosome G2, Prunus_persica_NCBIv2, whole genome shotgun sequence includes:
- the LOC18784692 gene encoding uncharacterized protein LOC18784692: ISQSYHFLQASEAGIAKWRGSVGGIVDAPIDKVWSMVSQTKRLAEWMPMVERCTDLAGDEGVPGYVRLVSGFIFPQEDGDRSWIKEKLVSIDSSRHNYVYKLEASNVGLDGSVNSVKLVDYGNDSTLVDWSFEVNPLEGTCEDSIIDYLGFLYKSCINRIEAAIEAASKKV, from the coding sequence ATAAGTCAAAGTTACCATTTTCTTCAGGCATCTGAGGCCGGAATTGCAAAATGGCGTGGATCAGTCGGTGGCATTGTTGATGCACCTATAGACAAAGTCTGGAGTATGGTTTCTCAAACTAAAAGACTAGCAGAATGGATGCCAATGGTTGAGCGCTGCACTGATTTAGCTGGAGATGAAGGTGTTCCGGGCTATGTTCGGTTAGTCTCTGGCTTCATTTTCCCACAAGAAGATGGAGACAGGTCATGGATCAAGGAGAAGCTGGTGTCCATAGATTCATCAAGACATAATTATGTGTACAAATTGGAAGCCAGCAATGTAGGTTTAGATGGGTCTGTGAATTCAGTAAAGCTTGTAGATTATGGGAATGATTCAACACTAGTTGACTGGTCATTTGAGGTAAACCCCTTGGAAGGTACATGTGAGGACAGCATTATAGATTATCTAGGATTTCTCTATAAATCTTGCATTAACAGGATTGAGGCTGCTATAGAAGCAGCATCCAAGAAAGTTTAA
- the LOC18787612 gene encoding laccase-4, with protein MESCRLHLRAMLLLVAFLYPAFVQSLVRHYKFSVVFKNTTKLCSSKPTITVNGKFPGPTLYAREDDTVIVRVINHVNHNLTIHWHGVRQLGTAWADGPAYITQCPIQPGQNFIYNFTLTGQRGTLLWHAHTSWLRATLHGAIVILPKRGTPYPFPTPDEEKTVILAEWWKSDVEAVVNQSIKSGLPPNVSDAHTINGHAGPVPGCSSQGGYTLHVESGKTYLLRIINAALNDDLFFKIAGHNLTVVEVDASYTKPFQTDTIFISPGQTTNAILTANRGIGKYLIAASPFMDAPVGFDNLTSIASLLYKGTPANPKAFLTSIPPQNATPVTNTFMDSLRSLNSKQYPANVPLTIDHSLFFTIAVGVNPCATCVNGSKLVAAFNNVSFVMPTIALLQAYYYNTKGVFTLDFPANPPIPFNYTGNSTANMQTTNGTRLYRLGYNSTVQIVLQGTAVIAPESHPTHLHGFNFFVVGKGIGNFDPKKDPKTFNLVDPVERNTISVPTGGWTAIRFRADNPGIWFLHCHLEVHTTWGLKMPFLVENGKGPNETLRPPPADLPTC; from the exons ATGGAGTCCTGCAGGCTTCACCTTCGAGCAATGTTGTTGTTGGTTGCTTTCTTGTACCCGGCATTCGTTCAGTCCTTGGTTCGACACTATAAGTTTAGT GTGGTCttcaaaaatacaacaaaGCTTTGTTCATCTAAGCCCACCATCACCGTAAATGGAAAGTTCCCTGGACCAACCTTGTATGCAAGGGAAGATGATACTGTAATTGTAAGGGTCATCAACCATGTAAATCACAATCTCACAATTCACTG GCATGGGGTCAGGCAACTTGGAACAGCTTGGGCGGATGGACCAGCATACATCACACAATGCCCCATACAGCCTGGGCAAAACTTTATCTACAATTTCACACTCACAGGCCAAAGGGGCACACTTCTCTGGCATGCACATACCTCTTGGCTAAGGGCCACTCTACATGGTGCCATTGTTATCTTACCTAAAAGAGGCACTCCTTACCCTTTTCCTACACCTGATGAGGAAAAAACTGTCATATTAG CTGAATGGTGGAAATCAGATGTTGAAGCTGTCGTCAATCAGTCTATAAAGTCTGGCCTGCCACCAAATGTCTCAGATGCGCACACTATCAATGGCCATGCAGGACCAGTTCCTGGTTGCTCTTCTCAGG GGGGTTACACTTTACATGTTGAAAGTGGCAAGACCTACCTGCTACGCATCATAAACGCAGCGCTGAACGATGACTTGTTCTTCAAGATTGCAGGGCACAATCTAACCGTTGTTGAAGTTGATGCCTCCTACACCAAGCCATTCCAAACTGACACCATATTCATCAGCCCAGGCCAAACTACAAATGCAATTTTAACTGCAAATCGGGGAATTGGCAAATACTTAATAGCAGCCTCTCCCTTCATGGATGCGCCAGTTGGCTTTGACAACTTGACTTCAATTGCTTCATTGCTCTACAAGGGAACCCCTGCAAATCCCAAAGCCTTCTTAACCAGCATTCCTCCTCAAAATGCAACACCAGTAACAAACACTTTCATGGACTCCCTTCGAAGCCTTAATTCGAAACAGTACCCTGCTAATGTCCCATTAACTATAGACCATTCACTCTTTTTCACCATTGCAGTTGGTGTAAATCCATGTGCTACATGTGTCAATGGGAGCAAGCTAGTGGCTGCTTTTAACAATGTTAGCTTTGTGATGCCAACTATAGCCCTCCTTCAAGCATATTACTACAACACAAAGGGAGTGTTCACACTTGATTTCCCAGCAAACCCACCAATTCCTTTCAACTATACCGGCAACTCTACGGCTAACATGCAGACCACAAATGGGACAAGACTATATAGGCTGGGGTACAACTCAACGGTTCAGATTGTGCTACAAGGCACTGCTGTCATAGCACCAGAGAGCCATCCAACCCATCTGCAtggctttaatttctttgtggttgggaaaggaattggTAACTTCGATCCAAAGAAGGACCCAAAAACATTCAATCTTGTTGATCCTGTTGAGAGGAACACAATCTCAGTACCAACTGGTGGATGGACTGCAATCAGATTCAGGGCAGATAACCCAG GCATTTGGTTTTTGCATTGCCACCTGGAAGTTCACACAACCTGGGGGCTTAAGATGCCATTTCTAGTGGAAAATGGGAAAGGCCCAAATGAGACTCTGCGACCACCTCCTGCTGACCTTCCAACCTGCTAG
- the LOC18787368 gene encoding transcription factor DIVARICATA, producing METLYPASYMADSNWFIQDSQSSEWTKEENKKFESALAMFDEKTPDRWLKVASMIPGKTVIDVIKQYQELEEDVSEIESGRFPIPGYLTSSFTLDLGDDRNFDANRKRPSAARGSDQERKKGIPWTEEEHRRFLMGLLKYGKGDWRNISRNFVISKTPTQVASHAQKYFMRQHSGGKDKRRPSIHDITTVNLTSTTPSENNRPPLDQSPPEQKSTESPKALLDWNACDDGGAMVFGSTHGSLFESSPYDVAAEGIKLQLQKLYSSANFAAHAKPQNSMYLMQTSRHQIHG from the exons ATGGAGACTTTGTATCCAGCTTCATATATGGCTGATTCTAACTGGTTCATCCAAGACAGCCAGAGCTCAGAATGGACTAAAGAAGAGAACAAGAAGTTTGAGAGTGCTCTGGCTATGTTTGATGAGAAAACGCCTGACAGGTGGCTGAAGGTGGCTTCAATGATACCGGGGAAGACGGTTATCGATGTGATCAAGCAGTATCAGGAGCTGGAAGAAGATGTTAGTGAAATAGAATCTGGGAGGTTTCCAATTCCAGGGTACCTTACATCTTCTTTCACATTGGACTTGGGAGATGATCGAAATTTTGATGCTAATAGAAAGAGGCCTTCTGCAGCTCGAGGTTCTGATCAGGAAAGGAAGAAGGGAATTCCATGGACAGAAGAGGAGCACAG GCGGTTTCTGATGGGACTTCTAAAATATGGGAAAGGGGACTGGAGAAATATTTCCAGGAATTTTGTAATCTCTAAAACTCCCACACAAGTGGCAAGCCATGCTCAAAAATACTTTATGAGGCAGCACTCAGGAGGGAAGGATAAAAGAAGACCAAGCATCCACGACATAACGACTGTCAACCTCACAAGCACTACTCCATCAGAAAATAATAGGCCTCCTTTAGACCAGTCTCCACCAGAGCAGAAGTCCACTGAATCACCAAAAGCATTACTTGACTGGAATGCGTGTGATGATGGAGGAGCCATGGTTTTTGGCTCCACTCATGGCAGTCTTTTCGAGTCGTCTCCGTATGATGTAGCTGCAGAAGGGATTAAGCTACAGTTGCAAAAACTCTACAGCAGTGCTAATTTTGCTGCTCATGCCAAACCCCAAAATTCGATGTATCTAATGCAGACCTCAAGACATCAGATACATGGTTAA
- the LOC18785811 gene encoding coronatine-insensitive protein 1, with translation MEDRNVRSGMSDVVIGCVMPYLHDAKDRDAVSLVCRRWYELDALTRKHVTIALCYTTSPDRLRRRFQHLESLKLKGKPRAAMFNLIPEDWGGFVTPWVKEIAESFNRLKSLHFRRMIVKDSDLELLAQSRGRVLQALKLDKCSGFSTDGLLHIGRSCRNLRTLFLEESSIDENDGQWLHELALNNSVLETLNFYMTDLIKVKFEDLELIAKNCRSLTSVKTSDCEILELVGFFRSASVLEEFCGGFFNEQSERYSVVSLPQKLCRLGLTYMGKNEMPIVFPYATLLKKLDLLYALLDTEDHCTLIQRCPNLEVLETRNVIGDRGLEVLARSCKRLRRLRIERGADEQGMEDEEGVVSQRGLIALAQGCLELEYLAVYVSDITNASLEFIGTYSKNLCDFRLVLLDREETITDLPLDNGVRALLRGCDKLRRFALYLRAGGLTDLGLSYVGQYSQNVRWMLLGYVGESDAGLLEFSKGCPSLQKLEMRGCCFSERALADAVMQLTSLRYLWVQGYRGSASGRDVLAMARPYWNIELIPPRRVVDQQGEGVVMEHPAHILAYYSLAGQRTDYPNTVIPVDPASFITS, from the exons ATGGAGGATCGAAACGTGCGAAGTGGAATGTCCGATGTGGTGATAGGCTGCGTGATGCCGTATCTTCACGACGCTAAGGACCGCGACGCAGTGTCGTTGGTGTGCCGGCGATGGTACGAGCTCGACGCTCTCACGCGCAAGCACGTGACCATTGCTCTCTGCTACACCACGAGCCCCGATCGGTTGCGGAGGCGATTTCAGCACCTCGAGTCCCTGAAGCTGAAAGGGAAGCCGAGAGCGGCGATGTTCAATCTGATACCGGAGGATTGGGGAGGCTTTGTGACGCCGTGGGTGAAGGAGATCGCTGAGTCCTTCAATCGCTTGAAGTCTCTGCACTTTCGGCGAATGATTGTTAAGGATTCGGACTTGGAGCTCTTGGCTCAGTCCCGTGGGCGCGTGCTACAGGCGCTCAAGCTTGACAAGTGCTCTGGCTTCTCCACCGATGGCCTTTTGCACATCGGCCGCTCCTGCAG GAATTTGAGAACCTTGTTTTTGGAAGAGAGCTCcatagatgagaatgatggtCAATGGCTACATGAGCTTGCTTTGAACAACTCTGTGTTGGagactttgaatttttatatgaCAGATCTTATCAAAGTCAAATTTGAAGACCTTGAACTCATTGCAAAAAACTGTCGCTCCTTAACCTCTGTGAAAACTAGCGATTGCGAAATCTTGGAACTCGTGGGCTTCTTCCGTTCTGCAAGCGTATTAGAAGAATTTTGTGGCGGTTTCTTCAACGAGCAATCAGAGAGGTACTCTGTTGTATCGTTACCCCAAAAATTATGCCGTTTGGGTCTAACGTACATGGGAAAGAATGAAATGCCAATAGTATTCCCATATGCAACCCTTCTCAAAAAGCTGGATCTCCTTTATGCATTGCTCGACACTGAGGACCATTGCACACTAATTCAAAGGTGCCCCAACCTGGAAGTGCTTGAG ACAAGGAATGTTATTGGAGATAGAGGACTAGAAGTTCTTGCTCGGAGTTGCAAGAGATTGAGGAGGCTCCGAATTGAGCGAGGTGCAGATGAGCAAGGCATGGAGGATGAAGAAGGTGTTGTTTCACAAAGGGGTTTGATAGCATTGGCACAGGGCTGCCTGGAACTTGAGTACTTGGCTGTGTATGTGTCAGATATCACAAACGCATCTCTGGAATTCATTGGGACTTACTCTAAGAATCTTTGTGATTTTCGACTTGTCTTGCTTGACCGAGAAGAGACGATAACAGATTTACCACTTGACAATGGGGTTCGAGCTCTTTTGAGGGGCTGTGATAAGCTCAGAAGGTTTGCTCTGTATCTCCGTGCTGGGGGCTTGACCGATTTGGGACTTAGTTATGTTGGCCAGTATAGTCAAAATGTGAGATGGATGCTTCTGGGTTATGTTGGGGAATCTGATGCAGGGCTTTTGGAGTTCTCTAAAGGTTGCCCTAGCCTGCAAAAATTGGAAATGAGGGGCTGTTGCTTCAGTGAGCGTGCACTGGCTGATGCAGTAATGCAGCTGACTTCCCTTAGGTACTTGTGGGTGCAGGGGTACAGAGGATCTGCTTCGGGTCGTGATGTTTTGGCAATGGCTCGGCCGTATTGGAATATTGAGTTAATTCCCCCGAGACGAGTTGTTGATCAGCAGGGGGAGGGAGTAGTGATGGAGCATCCAGCCCATATACTTGCATACTACTCACTTGCTGGACAAAGAACAGATTATCCAAATACTGTTATCCCCGTGGATCCAGCATCTTTTATTACCTCCTAG
- the LOC18786976 gene encoding uncharacterized protein LOC18786976, with amino-acid sequence MTSPGNQDLHTNDEIDGVDRIADQSNGEELENSSSSNGAESSGVGPASRSEIGLEERLTDILVDEGDGDLLLQQSNREDRVLQWLQALDMQVMGACRADERLKPLLKKNASNDVAEGRLLAQLSQHFEPAEVGMLARCFCIPLVSIRVGKINKQGTLLCPTAARGNLNLTVLPTSNLRLSFVGDDGHTDRLFTLSSKSQCSAVEVNEIPTDNSGRSFLTKIPGGRVFYFWCSETSRLLGIELLAKMKDLIKRKPSIAELTGISESRLGCFATHLRAYLVGSTVGGNAGSSAGSTSDGDTTTELSDTAQDGQFSSASPKSLRSRHSVNQATKANSSFQGSLSPRPSSFKEGLPRTLSSLRNISREKLRRRGDMYLSGIDIPTIASSITVGASCPNNAEIDKCPEVIRSCSLSSSGFLESLGKLAVPSTLNPASQVPYIVTPLLSPYYCWCPPGSSDLQFSPELPELPGSSIESALLPPLSSLLQANVPSSMLTTKPPLNLADAPLVDFPAFLPDPLVRLPRPTSQQIPTFTPLMCDPIVHIPVIDICSSGQGYLVSAGPAISTAISPLHPKLVSIPETDSMVEKGARETLRRLLMSGSTQSGSQLIDVLPAMLSNAHENRNLLVGGSRGLYSGTRDVDVIANSIAAMGLVSLSGISTRGTGLDNRSIHGNFDMQEEGSSGLDGSCSEDKGTFCSDFRVKRADE; translated from the exons ATGACTAGCCCTGGAAACCAAGATTTACATACGAATGACGAGATCGATGGCGTCGATCGCATTGCGGATCAATCAAACGGTGAAGAATTGGAGAACTCGTCGTCCTCGAATGGCGCTGAGAGCTCCGGCGTTGGACCAGCGTCGAGGAGTGAGATTGGGCTCGAAGAGCGATTGACGGACATACTTGTTGATGAAGGGGATGGAGATCTGTTGCTCCAGCAGAGCAATCGAGAGGACCGTGTTTTGCAGTGGCTACAAGCGCTCGATATGCAGGTTATGGGTGCGTGTCGTGCCGACGAGAGGTTGAAGCCCTTATTGAAGAAGAATGCCTCGAACGACGTCGCAGAAGGTCGATTGTTAGCTCAATTAAGCCAG CATTTCGAGCCAGCAGAAGTTGGAATGCTAGCGAGGTGCTTCTGTATACCTCTTGTTTCAATTCGTGTGGGAAAGATCAACAAGCAAGGGACTCTCTTGTGCCCCACTGCTGCTAG GGGTAATTTAAATCTTACAGTCTTGCCAACATCTAATTTACGGCTTTCATTCGTTGGGGATGATGGTCATACAGATAGACTTTTCACTTTAAGTAGCAAATCTCAGTGTTCTGCTGTAGAAGTCAATGAGATTCCAACGGACAATTCTGGCCGGTCTTTCCTTACTAAAATCCCAGGTGGCCGGGTTTTTTACTTTTGGTGTTCTGAGACATCCCGACTTTTGGGAATTGAATTGCTTGCAAAG ATGAAGGATCTGATCAAGAGGAAGCCCTCCATAGCTGAGTTAACTGGAATCAGTGAATCACGCCTTGGTTGCTTTGCAACTCACCTTCGTGCCTATCTGGTGGGATCAACAGTGGGTGGCAATGCAGGAAGTTCTGCAGGCTCCACATCTGATGGGGATACCACCACAGAGCTATCTGATACAGCTCAAGATGGACAATTCTCATCCGCATCACCAAAATCCTTGCGTTCACGGCATAGTGTCAATCAGGCAACGAAGGCAAATTCATCATTTCAGGGTAGCCTGAGCCCAAGACCAAGTTCCTTCAAAGAGGGCCTACCCAGAACCTTGTCTTCTTTGAGGAACATATCCAGGGAAAAGTTGAGGAGGCGAGGGGACATGTACCTTTCGGGCATTGACATCCCAACAATTGCTTCATCAATCACAGTTGGTGCATCTTGTCCCAATAATGCTGAAATTGACAAATGTCCGGAAGTTATTAGAAGTTGCTCTTTATCTTCTTCAGGTTTCCTAGAGTCGCTAGGAAAACTGGCTGTCCCATCAACCTTGAACCCTGCATCACAAGTTCCTTACATAGTTACTCCTCTTTTATCTCCTTACTATTGTTGGTGCCCTCCAGGTTCATCAGATTTGCAGTTCTCACCAGAACTTCCTGAGCTTCCCGGCTCATCAATTGAATCAGCTTTGCTTCCAccactttcttctttattaCAAGCCAATGTGCCCTCAAGCATGTTGACAACAAAACCACCACTTAATTTGGCTGATGCTCCCTTGGTTGATTTCCCTGCTTTTCTCCCAGACCCATTGGTCAGGTTACCAAGGCCAACTTCTCAGCAGATCCCAACTTTCACACCGTTGATGTGTGACCCAATTGTTCACATTCCAGTTATTGATATTTGCTCTTCGGGTCAAGGGTACTTGGTCAGCGCTGGTCCTGCTATTTCAACTGCCATTTCTCCTTTGCACCCGAAACTTGTGAGCATTCCTGAAACTGATTCTATGGTGGAGAAGGGTGCGAGAGAGACACTGCGGCGACTGCTAATGAGTGGTTCGACACAGAGTGGCTCACAGCTGATAGATGTATTGCCTGCCATGCTGTCAAATGCACATGAGAATCGAAATTTGCTGGTTGGTGGGAGCCGGGGTCTGTATAGTGGAACCAGGGACGTTGATGTAATTGCAAACAGCATTGCAGCCATGGGTCTGGTTTCACTGTCTGGGATATCTACCAGGGGAACTGGTTTAGATAATCGTAGTATCCACGGAAATTTTGATATGCAGGAGGAGGGATCCAGTGGATTGGATGGATCTTGTTCGGAAGATAAGGGTACCTTTTGTTCGGATTTTAGGGTAAAAAGGGCCGATGaatga